Below is a genomic region from Candidatus Binataceae bacterium.
CCGTTGAGCGCACCGAAGTAGCTCGTTGGCAGAATATCCGCCAGGAAGACTGCCGCTTCATCGTCGATTCCGTTGGGGATCGGGTAGCAGGTGTAGTCGGCCAGCGGCACGTTGACGGCCTCGGCTTGCTCGCCGCCGAGCCATCCGAGGTTGCGCGCCGAGTTCTTGCCGTAGCCGAAGACGGCGCCGCCGCTTTCTGCGCATTGCGAGGGCTGGCCGCGGCGGCAGAAGAAGCATCCGCCGCAGGCGACCAGGCCCGATACGACGACGCGCTGGCCTTTGCGCAGATGCGCGACGCCTTTGCCAACTTCCTCGACGACGCCAACGCCCTCGTGACCGAGCACGAAGCCGGGCTCAATCGGGAATCCGCCGTGGTAGAAATGCAAATCCGAGCCGCATATAGCCGCCCGTGTGATACGTACAATCGCGTCGGTCGAAGCTTTTAGCTCCGCGTCCTTGACCTTCTCGACGCGGACGTCATGCGGTCCGTGAAAAACCGTGCCTTTCATAAGCCAAGCCTCGTGCGGGCGCGTTCAGCGCCGGTATAGATTCCGATGCGTCGGGATAATTGCACAGTCCCGGACTCGTTTGCAGCGGCGGCGAGGTGCATGATAATTGCACTTGGTTCGGAGGTTTTCCATGATTCAAAACGTCAAGAAGATTCTTGCCCCGGTAGACTTCTCCGAGTTCTCAATGGACGCCATGCGCGGCGCCAGGGAACTAGCCGCCGACGTCGGCGCCGAGATCCATCTCGTTCACGTCGTCGTGCCGCACTTCCATTTCATCCCGCTCCCGCTTGCGACCAGCGGCGACCAGAGCTTTGAGCTCACCCGCGAAGCGGCGATGACGCAGCAGGCTGAAGAAGAGCTCGCTCGCATCAAGAAGGACGAATTCGGCAATTCGGCCAAGGTCTCAACCGCGGTGTTGAAGGGCGCGCCGGTCGACCAGCTCGTCCAATATGCGGAAGAGAACCAAATCGACCTGATACTGCTCTCGACGCGGGGCCGGACCGGAGCGGCGCGCGTGATGATCGGCAGCGTGGCGGAAAAGCTCGTGCGCCTGGCGCAGTGCTCGGTTCTCGTATTACGCCGCGCGGCAGCCTGATCCGAGTAACGACACAATTGAATCGCCGTTCGTGCTAGCGCGAGCGGGAGGGTGCTGATCATGAGTCTTGAGACGCAAAAAGAAACCGCGCTTTCGTTTCTGAAGAGCTTCGAGAATCCCGATCCCAAGCTCTACGAAAAAATTCTCGCTGACAATTTTGAATTCGAGATGATGGGCCGGCTGCCGGGCATTGCGCCGATGCGGGGCAAAGAGGCCTTCCTCAAAACGATGCCGGCCACGTTGAAGGCGATGTTTCCCAAGGGCCTGAATCTGAAGTTCCACACCGTGATCGCCGAGGGGTCGCATGTCGCGATCCAGTGCGAATCGGACACGACGGCGGGCAACGGCAAGAAGTACGCGAACCGGTATCACTTCTATTTTCGTTTCGCCGGCGACAAGATCGAACAAGCCCGCGAATATAACGACGTAAATCACGTCCGCGAAGTCTTCATGAGCTAGGCGCAAGCGCCCACGCCTTTCGAATCGCAACGCTAACGGGGCATGCCGTAACGATCGCAGGCACGCCCCGTAGTCTTTTTGCCGACCGGCAATTGGGGTTTGGTCAGTAAGTGTTAAGAATTCCCCAAGATGCGCCAAGGGACAAAAAATTAGGGCCAGACGGATAACTCCGCCCGGCCCTGCGCCAACCGGGAAAAGGGGGGCAAACCCCGGCCAGCAAGAGTATTGTACGCAAGTTTAAGCGCGTTGCAACAATTTCAGATGCTAAAAAAAATCGACCGTGCGTTTAATTTTGTCATCTAAGAACCCACCGAAACTAATGATTGTTACCGAGCGACGGACCAACAAATTGGTAGGATAGCGCGCCTATCAGGATGAACCGCCGCCGATTGCGGGCAGGAAGTGAACCTCGCTCGACGGGCCGATTTTCTCCAGAACCCCGCCCGTTGCTATCTCCCCGTCTACAGAGACCGCAATCGAAGGGCGCAGGTCGCCGTCCAGGGTAAGCTGCTCACCAAGGCCGGGAAACTTCGCGTCGAGATTACGAATCAACTCGCGCAGTGAGCTTCCGGCGATCTCGGCGCGATCGACACCGCCCGTGTATTTGCGCAGCAGCGAAGGAATTACGACGCTTGCCATTGAAACGAAAAGGGCCGGGTCAGCCCGGCCCTTTCTCTACATTTTGTCAAGTTAATCCGCAGCGGCGGATTGGGTTGAGGCGCGATTTTTCAGGATTGCCTTGAGGATGCGCGGCGGCGACATCGGCAGCGTATCCATGCGGACGCCAATGGCCCGATAGATCGCGTTGGCGAGCGCGGCCGGCGGCGGCACAATCGAAACTTCGCCGACACCACGAACTCCCAGCGGATGCCCCGGGTTTGGCACCTCGACGATTGCCGTCTCGATCATCGGCAGGTCGAGGCAGGTCGGCATTCGGTAGTCGAGTAACCCGATGTTACGGAGGATACCCTTGTCGTCGTAGAAGTATTCCTCGTTGAGGCCCCAGCCGATGCCCTGCGCGGTGCCACCTTGCATCTGGCCCTCGACATAGCTCGGATGAATCGCCTTGCCGGCATCCTGGGCGATGGTGGCACGGAGGATCTGGACCTTGCCGGTATCAGGATCGACTTCGACATCGACGCAGGTGGTAGCGAATCCCGGTCCGACGCCGCGCGCATTGACGCTGGCGCGACCGGTGATCGGTCCGCCGGTGCGCGCGAGCTTGGACGCGAGCTGCTTCAGGCTGAGCGGCGGAACGCCGTTGCCGATCGCGCGGAAGGAGCCATCGACGAATTCGACTTCCTCGGTCTTCTTCTCGAGCACTTTGGCGGCGCGTTCCTTGAGCTGCCGTATCGCGTCTTGCGCGGCCTCGTACACGGCCGTTCCGGTGGCGAACGTTACGCGGCTGCCGCCGGTCACGTCGGTGTGACCGATTGAGTCCGTATCGGTGACGACCGGGCGCACATCGCTGACTGACAGTCCCAGGACTTCCGCGGTAATCATCGCCATCGACGCGCGCGAGCCGCCGATATCAGGCGAGCCGGTCACGACGCTCGCAGTGCCGTCGGTGTGAATATTGACCGTCGCCGAGGACTGCATTCCGGCGTTGAACCAGAAGCCCGAGGCGACGCCGCGGCCGCGATAGGGGCCGGTCAGCTTCGATTTGTAGTGCGGGCTGTTCTTGATCGCCTCGCAGGTCTCGATGAAACCAATCGCCTTGAAAGGGGGTCCAACGATCTGCGCCAGGCCTTCCTTGACGGCATTCTTGATTCGGAAATCGAGCGGATCGAGGCCGCATTTCTCCGCGAGCTCATCGACCACCGTCTCCGACGCCATCGCGGCGTTGGTCGCACCAGGCGCTCGATAGGCCGCCGTCTTGGGGCGGTTCACGACCACGTCGTAGGCGTCGATTACGAAATGCTCGATAGCGTATGGCGCGATGATACACATCGCACCGGCGCCGACCGGCGAGCCCGGAAAGGCGCCGGCCTCGTAGGCCATCCAGATTTGCGCCGCGACCAGCTTGCCGTCCTTGGTCGCGCCCATCTTCACTTTGATCTTCGAGCCTGAGGTCGGTCCCGAGGCGCGCAGTACTTCCGAGCGCGACATCGTGAGCTTCACCGGATGCCCGGTTTTCTTGGAAAGCAGAACCGAGAGCGGCTCTAGATAGATCGTCGTCTTGCCGCCGAAGCCGCCACCGATTTCCGCCGGAACGACTTTGATCTTGCCGACCGGCATGCCCAGCACCTGCGCGCTCAGCGAGCGGACATCGAATGGGCCCTGCGTCGAGCAGTAAATCGTGGCCTGCCCGTCGTTGTTGTACATCCCGACGGCGTTGTGCGGCTCGATGTAGCCCTGATGGACCATCGCGGTGTTGAATTCGCGCTCGATGATGAAATCCGCCGACTTGAACCCGGCTTCGAGGTCGCCGCGCTTGAATTGGTAGTGCTGCGCGACGTTGGTCTGCTTGTCACCTTCCTCTTTGTTGCGCAGATCGCTGAGCAGGATTGGCGCGCCCGGCTTCATCGCAACATCGACCGTCATCGCGGGCGGCAAGATTTCGTACTGGACCTCGATCAACTTGAGCGCTTCTTCCGCGATATGCGGGCTCGTCGCCGCCACGGCCGCGATCGCATGGCCGTCGTACAGGACCTTGCCGCGCGCCAGGATGTTCATCGAGAGGTAGTGCGGATTGATCGCCATCTCGCCGGCCTGCTCGATCTTGCTCTCGGCTTCGGGCAGATCGGCTGACGTGACGATGGCCTTCACGCCGGGCAGCTTGAGTGCCTTCTCGAAATTTATCGATTTGATAATCGCGTGGGGATGTGGGCTGCGCAGCACTTTGCCGTGCAGCATCCCGGGGAACGCGTAGTCGGCGCCGTAGCGTGCGCGGCCGGTGACTTTATCGACGCCGTCGTGGCGAATCGGACGAGTGCCGATGACCTTAAATTTTTTGCCCTGACCGTTGGTTCCTTCCATGACGAGACCTCGTGGCTAAACGGTTGAATCCGTGGGCGCGCCTTAGCGCGCGGCGGCCTTGCCCTCGTTCGACGAACGCAGCGTCTGCGCCGCATCTTGTACTGCACGGACAATCTTGTCGTAACCCGTGCATCGGCAAAGATTGCCGGCCAGTGCGTAACGAATCTCGGGTTCAGTCGGATTTGGGTTGCGATCGAGCAGGCCCTTGGCCGCCATCAGGAAGCCGGGCGTGCAGATTCCGCATTGCAGGCTCGCATGCTCGAGGAACTTCTGCTGCAGCGTATGCAGCCGGTTGCCTTCGGCGAGCCCCTCGACGGTGGTAATCGTTTTGCCTTGGGCCTCCGGGCCGAACATCAAGCACGAGCACACGACGCGCCCGTTGACGTTGATGCTGCAGGCGCCGCAGTCTCCGGTCAGGCATCCTTCCTTGGCGCCCGTCAATTCCAGCACGTCGCGCAGGCATTCGAGCATGCTCTGGCGCGGCTCGCAGAGAAATTCGACGGTTTCGCCGTTAATTGTTGCTTCGACCAGTGTCTTCTTGGACATGTCCGCTGTCCCTTAGCCTCTGGGATTTTATGTAAGTTGAATTACTTTTTGCGTGCGCGCTCCGCAGCGATCAGCAAAGTGCGCCGGGTCAGAACTCCCGTGATGTGCTTGCGATACTCCACCGTACCGCGCATGTCGTCGATAGGCGCCGCCTGTTCGCTGGCGAGCCGCGCGGCGGTATCGAGGGCGGCATCGTCGAGCTTTTTACCGATTAGAGATTCGGCGGCTTTTGCGCCAAGTAGAGGAGTCGCCGCGACGGCGCCGAGTCCGATTCGGGCCGCAGTCACTTTGTCGCCATCAAGTGTCACCGACGAGCCGACGCCGACGATCGCGATATCCATTTCGTTGCGCGGGATCAGCCGCAAATAGGCATCGGAGGTATGGGGCGCAGGTGCGGCCGCAAGCAACTCGACGAGCAGTTCGCCGGGCTGAATCACGGTGCGGCCGGGCGACAGCACGAACTGCTCGACCGGAACCTCGCGCTCGCCGTTAGGCCCGACCAGGCGCGCTCGCGCACCGATCGCGATTAGCGCCGGCGTCGAATCCGCAGCGGGCGATCCGTTGCACAGGTTGCCGCCGACCGATGCGCGATTCTGAATCTGCAGCGAGCCAATCAGATGCGCCGCCTCGGTCAGACCGGGATAGTTGCGGCGCATCACTTCGCTCTCGTGAATCTCGATACACGAAGCGGCCGCGCCAAGCCGCAGGCCGGTCTTTGCATCGAACGAGATGTTGCGCATCTCCTTGATGTTCTTGAGATCGACCACGTAGTCGGGCGTCCGCACTCCGGCGCGCATCTGGATGATGAGATCAGTGCCGCCGCAGAACGGCCGCGCCTTCTCGCCATGCGCCTTCAGCAGACCGACCGCCTGGTCGATCGTAGATGGAGCTTCGTAGTTAATCGCGTGCAAAAGAAGAACCTCCACGTCGGGGAGTTAACCCGTATCAAGTTTCAATAGCCTACTTGGCAAGCCTCGAAAAGGGGCCAGCCATACCGATCGGTGAGGACAAACAACTGCCCTCAACGAAACTGGGCCGGATGTAGACTCGTCGAGATTTCCAACCTGAGCCTCGCCAATCGAGGCTCTTGGTGTCGTTATCGGAACAATGCCGCGTTTCGGGAGTGCGCGCCAGGTGTGTTAATCATCAACAAGACAACTGACACCATGCGTTGCGCGTCCTGCAATCACGACAACCGCGCCGGGCGCCGCTTCTGCGCGGAATGCGGGGCCGCGCTCGCCGCGCCGTGCGCCGCGTGCGGCGCATCGAACGAGCCCGGCGAGAAGTTCTGCGGCGGCTGCGGGTGCGCGCTTTCCAACGCGCCGGCGGCCCGCCTTCCATCGTCAGCGGCGCGTGCGGAGACTCCCAGGACGGCGCTGCGGGTTCGCCCGGAAGCGACGATCGGCGAAATTCCCGAGGGCGAGCGCAAGACGGTCACGGCGTTGTTCGCCGACATCAAGGGCTCGACCGAGCTGGAGCAGGACCTCGATCCTGAGGAAGCTCGAGCGATTGTCGATCCGGCCCTGAAGCTGATGATCGATGCGGCGCGGCAGTATGACGGCTACGTGGTGCAATCGACCGGCGACGGTATCTTCGCGTTGTTCGGTGCGCCAGTCGCTCACGAGGACCATCCTCAGCGCGCGCTGTATTCAGCGATTCGCATGCAGGAGGAGCTACGGCGCTATGGCGCCAGGCTGCAAGCTGAAGGCCGTGCTCCGGTGGAGATTCGCATTGGCGTCAACACGGGTGAAGTCGTGGTGCGGCCGATCCAGACTGGCGAGGGCCAAATCGAGTACACGCCCATCGGTCACACCACCAATCTAGCGGCGCGCCTCCAGAGCATCGCGCGAACCGGGTCGATCGTCGCGAGCGAGCAGACACGCAAATTGGTGGAGGGATATTTCGAGCTGAAGTCGCTGGGTCCGACCAAAATGAAGGGCGTCAGCGAGCACGTGAATGTCCATGAAGTCACCGGTTTGGGGCCACTTCGAACCCGGTTGCAGCGCTCGCTCGGGCGCGGGCTGACCAAGTTCGTGGGCCGGCACTCCGAGATGGAAGCCATCAAGCGCGCGCTGGAGCTGGCGCGGGGCGGGCGCGGTCAAATCGTCGCTGCGATTGGCGAGGCCGGAGTGGGCAAGTCGCGGCTCTTTTACGAGTTCAAGGCGATCGCGCGAAGCGGATGCCTGACGCTGGAGGCTTTCTCGGTCTCGCACGGCAAGGCGCTCGCCTGCCAGCCGCTTATCGATTTGCTGAGAAATTATTTCGAGATCACTCCTCTCGACGACGAGCGTAAGCGGCGCGAGAAGGTAACCGGCAAGGTCCTCGCGCTGGACCGCGCTCTCGAGGACAGTCTGCCCTATTTGTTTTCGATGCTGGGAATCGGCGAAGGGGCGGAGTCGCCGGTCCTCAACGGAGTCGATCCTCAACTGCTGCGCAAACGCACCTTCGATGCGCTCAAGCGGATGCTTTCGCGCGAGAGTCTCAACCAGCCTTTGCTGATAGTTTTCGAGGACCTTCATTGGGTCGATAACGAGACGCAGGAGTTCCTCGACCTGCTGGCCGATGGCATCGCGAACGCGCGAGTGCTGCTGCTGGTCAACTATCGTCCCGAGTACCGGCACGATTGGGGCGCGAGAAGTTACTATACTCAGTTGCGGCTCGATCCGCTGGGAAAGGACAGCGCCGAAGAGATGCTCGGCGCGCTGTTCGGCGAGCAGGCGTCGGCTAAAGACGGCGCCACGACCCGCGACGGACTCCAAGCGCTCAAGCGGTTTATCATCGAGAAGACCCAGGGCAATCCATTCTTCATGGAAGAGATGGTGCAGGCGCTGTACGACCAGGGCGCGCTTGTGCGCGACGGCGGCGGCGTGACGGCGGCTATGACGGTCGCCGAGATCAAAATCCCGGCGACGGTGCAGGGAATTCTGGCCTCGCGAATCGATCGTCTGGTGGCCGGCGACAAGGAGCTGCTCCAGACCCTGGCCGTGATCGGCAAAGAGTTTCCGCTCGGCCTGGTCATGCGCGTCGCGCCCGGGCCGGACGAACAATTGCAAAGATCGCTCTCCAACCTCCAGCTTGCGGAATTCATCTACGAGCAATCGGCCTTCCCCGAAGTCGAGTACACCTTCAAGCACGCGCTCACGCTGGAAGTTGCCTACAACTCGATGCTGACCGAGCGGCGCAAGGCGATGCACGAGCGGATCGGGCGCGCGATGGAAGAACAATTCGCCGGCCGACTCGGCGATCACTTTGGTGAGTTGGCGCGCCATTACAGCCGCGCCGCCAAGCCCGCCAAGGCGATCGAATATCTGCGCCTTGCCGCTCAGCAGGCCGCGGAGCGCTCGAGCTACACCGAGGCGATTTCCTACGTCAACAACGGACTGGAAATCCTTGCCGGCTTGCCGCAGAGCGAGCAGCGCGATCGCGATGAGCTGCAACTGCGCGTAACGCTGGGCCTCTCGCTGATGGCGGCCGAAGGCTTCGACTCCGATGAAGTCGAGAGCGCTTTCAGGCGCGCATCGGTTCTGGCGCGAGAACTCAAGGAGACGATCTTTCAGTTCGCAGTGTTAAACGGCCTGTGGGGCTTTCATTTCACTCGCGGTCACGTGAACCAGGCCGTGGAAATCTCTCAGGACATGATGGCCGTCGCCGAGCAATTGAAGGATCCGGAATCGATCAGCTCCTCTCATACCGCGATGGGAGCGGCGCTTCATTACGCCGGGGACTTGCCGGCCGCTCGCCGCCATCTGGAACAAGCCGCCGCCGTGAAGAACGCATCCGGATCACGGGCTGGGAGTTATCACTTTGGCCCGGACCCCACCGTAATCTGTCTCACCACTTTGGGCGGGGTGCTGTTGGAGCTGGGCTATCCAGACCAAGCGCTGAAGCGGGCGAAGGAGGCGATGGCGGCCGTTGATGCCGCCTCCGACCCGTTCAGCATGGTGATGGCGATGGTGTTTAACGGCGAGGCTCACTGTGCGCGCCGGGAAGCCGCCAAGGGCGGAGAGTTGGCGCGCGCGGTCGTGGCGATGTGCGAGGAGAAGGGTTATCCATTCTGGCTGTCGGTGGGACGAAGAATGGTCGGATGGGCTCTAATGTTGCAAGGGCAGCTGAGAGAGGCCATCGATCTGATGGAGGAAGACTTACAGCGATTCACTGGGCCTGCGGCCGAGATGGTTCACTATCGATCCTTGCTGAGCATCGCCGACTGTTACTCACATATCGGCGAGCCGCATCGCGCTCTCGCGTTACTAGACCAGTGGCATGCGCTCCGCGCTAAGGTCGAACTTAACATGGCCGACTCTTACTACTATCGCCTGCGCGGCAGGCTGTCTTTCCGGGCCGGAGCCTACGACGAAGCCGAGGCGAGCTATCACAAGGCGATAGAGGCGGCGAGGATCCGCAACAGCAAGTCGGATGAGCTGCGCGTGGCGACAGAACTCGCGTTGCTGCTCGACAAGCAGGGGCGTCGCGACGAGGCATGCCGGACGCTCGCGGATACCTATGGATGGTTCACCGAGGGCTTTGACACCGGCGACTTGAAGCAAGCCAAGTCGCTGGTCGAGGAGCTGTCGGCGCGTCCCGTCTCTGGCGAACATTGATAGGTACGCGACACGCCAGAAGGTGCGCGCAATGTCAGATCGAACGATGGTGACATTTAGTTCTGGCGGGGCCGGTTTTACGTATCGGGTCGGCGCGATCATTATTCGCGACGACCACGTGCTTCTGATGCGCAACCTCGCCGAGGATTATTGGTTCGTGCCAGGCGGCCGGGTCGAAATCGGCGAGCCTGCGGAAAAAGCTCTTGCGCGAGAAATCGCAGAGGAGTTGAACGTCACGGCCAGCGTGGAGCGACTAATCTGGATAAACGAGAATTTCTTCCGCGCCGGACAAACGTACCAACATGAATTGGCCCTCTATTTCAGCGTCGCAATACCTGCCGAGGTTCATTCGGACCTCTCGATGACCTTCTACGCTGACGAGGCCGACGGTTCGCGATTCGAGGTGGCCTGGCACCGGACGAAGACCCTCAAAGACATCTACCTGGTACCCAGCTTCCTGAGTGAAGCGCTTACAAACATACCAGGCAGTGTTCGGCACGTGATTCACGTCGACGATTCCGCTCGCGATTGGATATCTTGAACTGACTGCGGATGTTCACCCGAACTCTTCGGTTCAAACGGGAGTCGCTCGCTTGTTATAGCGGATATCCACGCTCAAAAGGTGCGAGCCATACCGATCGGTGAGGAACTTCGATGCGCGCGCCAGTTTCGACTGGAACCCGGCGGCAAAGCAGCTGAGATAACCTGCGACAAAGCCATCACAACGAGCCGAGACGCGCGAGAGTGATCCAGAAAACGAAACCGCGCGGCTCCGAGGAGCACGCTGCGGTTCGTTCCGCTTGTCGTCCAGCAATACTTCTTACTTGAGTTTGATCGCCAATACCGGAATTACTTCCTCACCGTTTTCGATGTCCTCGATCGTCAGGTTACCTTGCGCGAGGCTGTCGCCGACCATCACGCCCTCGAAGGTGTAGGTGTCGAGGATGTCGATCTCGAGCTGCTGACCGAATTTGCCGCTCCCGACGGATGCACCGCCCTCGATCAGACCGCTGAAACCAGGTACTTCCGCATCTAGCAACGCGCCGGAGGAATCGACCGTCACGGAGATCTTGGAACAGTCACGCGCAGGCAGCTCGCAGGTGAGCGTCCACGTGCCGGCGATATTCGGAGCGGCAATCTTCGGAGCAGGCAGAGTGAGCAATCCCGCGCGCGCCGAACCCGAACCAGCCACCAGCAGAGCTGCCGCGATCGTCAGCGCACCAAGCCAGGAGTTTTGCCACCGT
It encodes:
- a CDS encoding alcohol dehydrogenase catalytic domain-containing protein; its protein translation is MKGTVFHGPHDVRVEKVKDAELKASTDAIVRITRAAICGSDLHFYHGGFPIEPGFVLGHEGVGVVEEVGKGVAHLRKGQRVVVSGLVACGGCFFCRRGQPSQCAESGGAVFGYGKNSARNLGWLGGEQAEAVNVPLADYTCYPIPNGIDDEAAVFLADILPTSYFGALNG
- a CDS encoding universal stress protein, yielding MIQNVKKILAPVDFSEFSMDAMRGARELAADVGAEIHLVHVVVPHFHFIPLPLATSGDQSFELTREAAMTQQAEEELARIKKDEFGNSAKVSTAVLKGAPVDQLVQYAEENQIDLILLSTRGRTGAARVMIGSVAEKLVRLAQCSVLVLRRAAA
- a CDS encoding nuclear transport factor 2 family protein yields the protein MSLETQKETALSFLKSFENPDPKLYEKILADNFEFEMMGRLPGIAPMRGKEAFLKTMPATLKAMFPKGLNLKFHTVIAEGSHVAIQCESDTTAGNGKKYANRYHFYFRFAGDKIEQAREYNDVNHVREVFMS
- a CDS encoding MoaD/ThiS family protein gives rise to the protein MASVVIPSLLRKYTGGVDRAEIAGSSLRELIRNLDAKFPGLGEQLTLDGDLRPSIAVSVDGEIATGGVLEKIGPSSEVHFLPAIGGGSS
- a CDS encoding xanthine dehydrogenase family protein molybdopterin-binding subunit — protein: MEGTNGQGKKFKVIGTRPIRHDGVDKVTGRARYGADYAFPGMLHGKVLRSPHPHAIIKSINFEKALKLPGVKAIVTSADLPEAESKIEQAGEMAINPHYLSMNILARGKVLYDGHAIAAVAATSPHIAEEALKLIEVQYEILPPAMTVDVAMKPGAPILLSDLRNKEEGDKQTNVAQHYQFKRGDLEAGFKSADFIIEREFNTAMVHQGYIEPHNAVGMYNNDGQATIYCSTQGPFDVRSLSAQVLGMPVGKIKVVPAEIGGGFGGKTTIYLEPLSVLLSKKTGHPVKLTMSRSEVLRASGPTSGSKIKVKMGATKDGKLVAAQIWMAYEAGAFPGSPVGAGAMCIIAPYAIEHFVIDAYDVVVNRPKTAAYRAPGATNAAMASETVVDELAEKCGLDPLDFRIKNAVKEGLAQIVGPPFKAIGFIETCEAIKNSPHYKSKLTGPYRGRGVASGFWFNAGMQSSATVNIHTDGTASVVTGSPDIGGSRASMAMITAEVLGLSVSDVRPVVTDTDSIGHTDVTGGSRVTFATGTAVYEAAQDAIRQLKERAAKVLEKKTEEVEFVDGSFRAIGNGVPPLSLKQLASKLARTGGPITGRASVNARGVGPGFATTCVDVEVDPDTGKVQILRATIAQDAGKAIHPSYVEGQMQGGTAQGIGWGLNEEYFYDDKGILRNIGLLDYRMPTCLDLPMIETAIVEVPNPGHPLGVRGVGEVSIVPPPAALANAIYRAIGVRMDTLPMSPPRILKAILKNRASTQSAAAD
- a CDS encoding (2Fe-2S)-binding protein — protein: MSKKTLVEATINGETVEFLCEPRQSMLECLRDVLELTGAKEGCLTGDCGACSINVNGRVVCSCLMFGPEAQGKTITTVEGLAEGNRLHTLQQKFLEHASLQCGICTPGFLMAAKGLLDRNPNPTEPEIRYALAGNLCRCTGYDKIVRAVQDAAQTLRSSNEGKAAAR
- a CDS encoding xanthine dehydrogenase family protein subunit M; the encoded protein is MHAINYEAPSTIDQAVGLLKAHGEKARPFCGGTDLIIQMRAGVRTPDYVVDLKNIKEMRNISFDAKTGLRLGAAASCIEIHESEVMRRNYPGLTEAAHLIGSLQIQNRASVGGNLCNGSPAADSTPALIAIGARARLVGPNGEREVPVEQFVLSPGRTVIQPGELLVELLAAAPAPHTSDAYLRLIPRNEMDIAIVGVGSSVTLDGDKVTAARIGLGAVAATPLLGAKAAESLIGKKLDDAALDTAARLASEQAAPIDDMRGTVEYRKHITGVLTRRTLLIAAERARKK
- a CDS encoding adenylate/guanylate cyclase domain-containing protein; this translates as MRCASCNHDNRAGRRFCAECGAALAAPCAACGASNEPGEKFCGGCGCALSNAPAARLPSSAARAETPRTALRVRPEATIGEIPEGERKTVTALFADIKGSTELEQDLDPEEARAIVDPALKLMIDAARQYDGYVVQSTGDGIFALFGAPVAHEDHPQRALYSAIRMQEELRRYGARLQAEGRAPVEIRIGVNTGEVVVRPIQTGEGQIEYTPIGHTTNLAARLQSIARTGSIVASEQTRKLVEGYFELKSLGPTKMKGVSEHVNVHEVTGLGPLRTRLQRSLGRGLTKFVGRHSEMEAIKRALELARGGRGQIVAAIGEAGVGKSRLFYEFKAIARSGCLTLEAFSVSHGKALACQPLIDLLRNYFEITPLDDERKRREKVTGKVLALDRALEDSLPYLFSMLGIGEGAESPVLNGVDPQLLRKRTFDALKRMLSRESLNQPLLIVFEDLHWVDNETQEFLDLLADGIANARVLLLVNYRPEYRHDWGARSYYTQLRLDPLGKDSAEEMLGALFGEQASAKDGATTRDGLQALKRFIIEKTQGNPFFMEEMVQALYDQGALVRDGGGVTAAMTVAEIKIPATVQGILASRIDRLVAGDKELLQTLAVIGKEFPLGLVMRVAPGPDEQLQRSLSNLQLAEFIYEQSAFPEVEYTFKHALTLEVAYNSMLTERRKAMHERIGRAMEEQFAGRLGDHFGELARHYSRAAKPAKAIEYLRLAAQQAAERSSYTEAISYVNNGLEILAGLPQSEQRDRDELQLRVTLGLSLMAAEGFDSDEVESAFRRASVLARELKETIFQFAVLNGLWGFHFTRGHVNQAVEISQDMMAVAEQLKDPESISSSHTAMGAALHYAGDLPAARRHLEQAAAVKNASGSRAGSYHFGPDPTVICLTTLGGVLLELGYPDQALKRAKEAMAAVDAASDPFSMVMAMVFNGEAHCARREAAKGGELARAVVAMCEEKGYPFWLSVGRRMVGWALMLQGQLREAIDLMEEDLQRFTGPAAEMVHYRSLLSIADCYSHIGEPHRALALLDQWHALRAKVELNMADSYYYRLRGRLSFRAGAYDEAEASYHKAIEAARIRNSKSDELRVATELALLLDKQGRRDEACRTLADTYGWFTEGFDTGDLKQAKSLVEELSARPVSGEH
- a CDS encoding NUDIX domain-containing protein, with amino-acid sequence MSDRTMVTFSSGGAGFTYRVGAIIIRDDHVLLMRNLAEDYWFVPGGRVEIGEPAEKALAREIAEELNVTASVERLIWINENFFRAGQTYQHELALYFSVAIPAEVHSDLSMTFYADEADGSRFEVAWHRTKTLKDIYLVPSFLSEALTNIPGSVRHVIHVDDSARDWIS